A window of the Oncorhynchus masou masou isolate Uvic2021 chromosome 13, UVic_Omas_1.1, whole genome shotgun sequence genome harbors these coding sequences:
- the LOC135552084 gene encoding thioredoxin-like protein 4A — protein sequence MYELYDPCTVMFFCRNKHIMIDLGTGNNNKINWTMEDKQEMIDIVETVYRGARKGRGLVVSPKDYSTKYRY from the exons ATGTACGAGCTGTATGACCCTTGCACTGTCATGTTCTTCTGCAG GAACAAGCACATCATGATAGATCTGGGGACAGGtaacaacaacaagatcaactGGACCATGGAGGACAAGCAGGAGATGATTGACATTGTTGAGACCGTTTACCGAGGGGCGAGAAAGGGACGAGGTCTGGTCGTATCTCCGAAGGACTACTCCACAAAATACAGATACTGA